From a single Streptomyces misionensis genomic region:
- a CDS encoding NUDIX hydrolase, with amino-acid sequence MTVRPVVKRTARAVLLDGDDLILIKRTKPGVDPYWVTPGGGVEPGDSTVVDALHREVYEELGAKIADVVPCFVDTVEHIGEDGGATGVKVQHFFVCRLESMDPSLRHGPEVDEPAGEYEIVRVPFTRVGIASVHLVPLSLRHYLDGNIEGVRAMHAPDLG; translated from the coding sequence ATGACCGTCCGACCCGTGGTCAAGCGCACCGCCCGCGCCGTTCTCCTGGACGGTGACGACCTGATCCTGATCAAGCGCACCAAGCCCGGCGTCGATCCCTACTGGGTGACCCCCGGCGGCGGGGTCGAGCCCGGGGACTCGACCGTCGTGGACGCCCTGCACCGAGAGGTGTACGAGGAACTGGGCGCCAAGATCGCCGATGTGGTGCCGTGCTTCGTGGACACCGTGGAGCACATCGGCGAGGACGGGGGCGCGACCGGTGTGAAGGTGCAGCACTTCTTCGTCTGCCGGCTGGAGTCCATGGACCCGTCCCTGCGCCATGGCCCGGAGGTGGACGAGCCGGCCGGCGAATACGAGATCGTCCGCGTCCCGTTCACCCGGGTCGGTATCGCCTCCGTCCACCTCGTCCCGCTGTCGCTGCGGCACTACCTGGACGGCAACATCGAGGGCGTACGCGCCATGCACGCTCCGGATCTGGGATAG
- a CDS encoding LysR family transcriptional regulator, producing MDLALLRTFVTVHRAGSFTRAAALLGLSQPAVTSQIRTLERQLGRPLFLRQARGVTPTSIGDELAHKAAPHLDALVEIAESRLEDESSRRTLHLAGPPEFIAERVLPALTEPAGEDGRGFALRAAFGTTEEVLEGLAAGHHDLAISTTRPRGALFTATALCDEEHVLVAAPRWAEHIGPDALRLKGAPALQDLPLIDIHESLPFVSRYWTSVFDARPAAPGTIVAPDLRAVLACAIAGAGLAVLPRYLCAPALDRGALTALHDPVVPPLRTYFLVVRTGTLALPPVAQAHEHLLRAAAGWY from the coding sequence ATGGATCTGGCCTTGCTGCGCACCTTCGTCACCGTGCACCGGGCCGGTTCCTTTACCCGCGCCGCGGCGCTGCTCGGCCTCTCCCAACCCGCCGTCACCTCGCAGATCCGCACGCTGGAACGCCAGCTCGGCAGGCCCCTCTTCCTCCGCCAGGCGCGCGGCGTCACCCCGACCAGCATCGGCGACGAACTCGCCCACAAGGCCGCACCCCACCTCGACGCGCTGGTGGAGATAGCCGAGAGCCGGCTGGAGGACGAGTCCTCCCGAAGAACGCTGCACCTGGCCGGGCCGCCGGAGTTCATCGCCGAACGGGTCCTGCCCGCTCTCACCGAGCCGGCCGGGGAGGACGGCAGGGGCTTCGCGCTGCGGGCCGCCTTCGGGACCACGGAAGAGGTCCTGGAAGGGCTGGCGGCCGGGCACCACGACCTGGCCATCAGCACCACCCGCCCGCGCGGCGCCCTGTTCACCGCGACCGCGCTCTGCGACGAGGAGCACGTACTGGTCGCCGCTCCCCGCTGGGCCGAGCACATAGGTCCGGACGCGTTGCGGCTGAAGGGGGCGCCCGCGCTCCAGGACCTCCCCCTGATCGACATCCACGAGTCGCTGCCTTTCGTCTCCCGCTACTGGACCTCGGTCTTCGACGCCCGTCCGGCCGCCCCCGGCACGATCGTCGCCCCCGATCTGCGGGCCGTGCTCGCCTGTGCGATCGCGGGCGCGGGTCTGGCCGTACTGCCCCGGTACCTGTGCGCGCCGGCACTCGACAGGGGGGCGCTCACCGCCCTGCACGACCCGGTGGTGCCGCCGCTGCGCACCTACTTCCTGGTGGTACGCACGGGCACGCTCGCCCTGCCGCCCGTGGCTCAAGCCCATGAACACCTGCTGAGGGCGGCCGCGGGCTGGTACTGA